The following proteins are co-located in the Silene latifolia isolate original U9 population chromosome 1, ASM4854445v1, whole genome shotgun sequence genome:
- the LOC141607593 gene encoding uncharacterized protein LOC141607593, whose amino-acid sequence MPLPSSLSSNPDAAAERRLREAEERLKEAIDELHRRQQTAARGDHFPPCDHPDTESCVAHAIGNLCQSFLLSYGVRVGIGILLRAFKLARGQSYSSLLDLKQLVSEKDLIVREEACRIGLLFGGFTGSYHALRCLLRKLRKKETPFNAIFAGSIAGLSILALDDSNRRRTLALYLLARLAQCAYNSAKSKNKFHFWGSHWRHGDSLLFALACAQVMYAFIMRPESLPKSYQDFIQKTGPVAQPVYKAVRDCCRGSPVDVASLSAYLSSKGVQNLGSLEEFPSIIPCSIIHPTTQSCLTHNLNAASATFRKTFPLYFSLTFVPFVVLHLQKFMDTPARTCWHAFRGAVRSTTFLSAFVGIFQAVICLHRKVSSKDHKLVYWVSGGLAALSVLLEKKTRRKELALYVLPRASDSLWYILANRHFLPKIRNAEVALFCGCMGGIMYYLDHEPDTMAPFLRGLIRRFLASRISNPIPPPTRNASYTYLPTLDGREKSKLQEGGEAAKTTSEKYNLESIPGL is encoded by the exons ATGCCCCTCCCTTCTTCTCTCTCCTCAAACCCCGACGCCGCCGCAGAACGCCGTCTTCGGGAGGCGGAGGAGCGACTGAAGGAAGCCATTGATGAGCTCCATCGCCGCCAGCAGACGGCGGCGCGTGGCGATCACTTCCCTCCCTGCGATCATCCTGATACTGAGTCTTGTGTCGCACACGCCATTGGTAACctttgccaaagctttcttctcTCGTATGGCGTTCGTGTCGGTATTGGGATATTGCTACGTGCGTTTAAGCTTGCGCGTGGGCAGTCTTACTCTTCTCTCCTTGATCTCAAG CAACTCGTCTCAGAGAAGGACTTGATTGTTAGGGAGGAAGCATGTCGCATTGGGTTGCTTTTTGGTGGTTTTACTGGCTCGTACCATGCCCTAAGGTGTTTGTTGAGGAAGTTGAGAAAAAAGGAGACTCCTTTCAATGC AATCTTCGCAGGCTCTATTGCAGGCTTGTCTATTTTAGCATTAGATGATTCCAACCGCAGGCGTACCCTTGCTTTATATCTTTTGGCCCGTCTTGCTCAG TGTGCTTATAATTCTGCCAAATCGAAGAACAAATTTCATTTTTGGGGGAGTCATTGGAGACACGGTGATTCATTACTCTTTGCCTTGGCATGCGCTCAG GTTATGTATGCATTCATAATGCGGCCTGAAAGCTTGCCTAAATCATATCAAGATTTCATTCAGAAAACAGGGCCAGTGGCACAGCCTGTGTACAAAGCGGTTAGAGACTGCTGTAGGGGCAGCCCAGTGGACGTGGCTTCCTTGTCAGCGTATTTATCAAGTAAAGGAGTCCAAAACTTGGGGTCCCTGGAAGAGTTCCCCTCCATAATTCCCTGCTCTATTATTCATCCCACTACCCAGTCATGTCTAACACACAATTTGAATGCGGCATCAGCTACTTTTAGGAAAACCTTTCCTCTATACTTTTCACTGACCTTTGTACCTTTTGTGGTTCTGCATTTACAAAAG TTCATGGACACACCAGCTCGAACTTGTTGGCATGCTTTTAGAGGTGCTGTTCGCTCGACTACATTCTTGTCAGCTTTTGTTGGTATATTTCAG GCTGTCATTTGTTTGCATAGAAAAGTGTCATCGAAGGACCACAAGCTTGTATATTGGGTCTCAGGCGGACTTGCTGCCCTCTCTGTCCTGTTAGAAAAGAAAACTCGGAGAAAAGAACTTGCTTTATATGTCCTTCCACGTGCTTCCGATTCACTATGGTACATATTGGCAAACCGCCATTTCCTTCCAAAAATAAGAAATGCCGAG GTGGCGTTGTTTTGTGGGTGTATGGGTGGGATCATGTATTATCTGGATCACGAGCCAGACACAATGGCTCCATTTCTACGGGGATTGATACGTCGCTTCCTGGCAAGTCGGATTAGTAACCCTATTCCTCCACCAACCCGGAATGCTTCATATACATATCTACCAACTCTTGATGGCCGAGAAAAGTCGAAATTACAGGAGGGTGGGGAAGCTGCAAAGACAACTTCTGAGAAATACAATCTTGAATCTATACCTGGACTATAG